The genomic stretch accgcaaacgatcgcagaggaattgaaacgtacaagtcaagtcggcacctggttaaattggcatctagtcaaatcggcacctattcgacgtcaattcggcatccaataatatttgatataatattttctattcaattaataaattactgttaccaagtacatagtgaatatgttgttgtgtattttggaAAACCACGAAACGACGGtgaatatgtagtgtataaaggtaaacaacgaagcccttaccaaagctgttgttttaacaattagacaatttgtgtaattgtaaaaacaagtcaattattaaaataaaatggagtccctttcaataaatcaaactttcatgccaaataattagcaaatttaaggtgtttgtttttcagtaaagtttaaacagcattaaaccaacaatcctgtacaatgctcaactggttaaaataatgcagaaaaatacacaatatctcatgtattagtccaaataattatgacgtctggcaaggctattttattatttttctgggacgccttcctacgacgttcaggtgccaatttaactaggtgccagtttgactagaattctttgacaaatgtttgaaactatctgagtttcattagacctttgatagcagtaacaaaaagattatttacttaatattttgtgggagaagggggttcagactgtgtggcatcaggtctgtttgtgcccaatacattttcgcaccctacacgttcgcacattcacactctactcattcacgcccaattttaattcaaattcaagttgaataattggaaaattatggttgttgttttaaattgctttggtgtaaatactgaatgtatttatagcttggtatgagtaaaacattgaagattttaaaggaaaaaacacaaaagataattgtttttaacagcttggtctcATTGATCTGAAaaaacgaaacaataaaacatagaaaccaaaatatagcaatccactaatataaccaaaacatgataaaatttattcaacacgcagaaacaaacctagtcagaatctcacttcattttgaaacaagtcaatgaaacaagttatagcaatatacTAACCAAaaatgattaagagttattcaacacaaaataaaacgttgacaaaataccactttatttagaagggattattattatttttagcaataccttatccaaaacataattaagatttattcaacacaaaaaaaaaattgctgtctcactttattttgagacaatgacaacaattatacttatgaGAAAACACTTGCTTGcatagttattaaacacaaaaccaattaagattgggtgcgaacatgtagggtgtgaaagtgaaaggggtgaaaatgagtgggcgcaaacgtgaatggagGCGAACGGACtcagattcagactatgtaccagtgagaaatatacaagcctttctacggtatttatttgtacaattcagctagtcttgacctattcatttgtcttaaaaaaccagccagttgtcaccttcacttcacacacacacacatatacgaatatcaattatatgcttacgatacatgctgcattgttaaactaattacggtatgtaaaaatcaagacttgcataaaaactatcccaatattagagacagtggcgtcatttttcttcagagctttcagctctttaaTTAGATTTAACTGTGTACATATGCACATGACACAGCCACATAATGaatattaaatgtactttttgaatttgtaataaactaccacaaaattaattaaaatgtcttttacAGTGATGGCAAAAGCTGGGAAAGATAAACTTCATGATCATGCAGTTGAACACCTACCTGGTGGAGAGTATGCACAGCCAACCCAAGATATGCTTAATGCAGCACGAACGGTTGGTGAAGCAACAAATGACCGAATCGAGAGTATGTTTGGAATGTTGGAcaggtatatacatgtatatggtttttGAATTTTGAGTTAAACGTATGCATCagataaatatttgaaaagtgagaaaaaaaagagaaaaaaaacaacaaacataaaCAATGTACATAAACATATACAATATCTAAATCTAGTGATTATATATATGTTGGTCCTAAAATTATAACACACATAAAACTAAACCAAAATAATAAATGAGCAACCTGGACACCACTTGAACCAGGAGTATGGACTGGTGAACTGGTATTTTAAAACATCCGCTAAGTCGTTTTATTACATGTCAAGAAGTTAACAAAATTCAACCATTCATATCTAAACTGGTTTTATATGATAATATGTGAAATTTGATTGTCAAGAACACActgtttaaaaatgtttattttttcaggCAAATGAAACTAGCGCCATCTTCAAACCCAGTGAATGTTAACAGTCTTATATCTGCAAAGCAAGATAAACCTGTACAGTGGTTAAAGACTTCAAAGCTCTCCATTCAGAATGTTTGCGAAATAGCAATGACGAAAGCTTCACAAAAACGTAAAAACGAAGGAACACGAATAGAACAAATCAAAAAGCGATTTCTTGAAAATAAAGAGGAAAGAGCACAAAAAATAGCTAAACGAAGGAAGATAAGACAAGAACGAAAGCGTAGACTTGATGAAAGTCTGAAAGAAGCTAAGCTTCACCTGTGCCGTAAAAATAAATCTGTTAAAAACATGAACAAGACACAACTGTTAAAGCAGGTTAAATTATGGAGAGCTTTAGCCGAGGTTCAGCATGTGAATTCTaatgatgttttaaaaaatttcaataaactcAGTCCTACGGAACAGGTTCTTCACCTCAAAACAATCATTGGAGCTAACAAACAATTAGTAATACAGGAATGGGAATCCTCTGATGAAGAAACTTTGTCAAATGTAAAAGGAGCTCAAAAAGGACTCTTTCAAGAAAATGATGAGTGGAGTTCTTCAGATGAAGAAACATTGGATATGGCATGTGCTCTAGTTCATTTGTAACTGTTTTATTGTAATAGCTTAACTTTTTCATACTCCAACTTAAaagtttgttatattttatgtgtGCCAAAGAACCAATTGCAAATACTTGAGTTTTTATTGTTGATTTATTCCAGTGCCAATCTATTTTATGTGTAAATCGGTCTGTTTATTATGCTCCGTCCAAacacttttatttttacatattgtcaTATATATGCAGAtgtattgaattttattttttgatgaatTCATGAAATTGAACAAATGAATGCTGAACATTAGATTTTGATGAATAGCtttgcaatgtttattttttagcaaagttatcatttaattatggatgttttaaatgtaaaatctaGTCTAAATGTAAAATCTAGTCTAAATGTAAAATCTAGTCTTAAATGTAAAATCTAGTCtacagtacatgtatgtgtagtaGTGGTTATATTTTGATGTCAATGACACTgtgcattttatattttaatatttatattcatgATGTTTTTTATTTGTGCTTTTATTATTCCCCGCCACATAGTGGGGTTATATTTTGTGATACCCTCAGAACAAAAAATGCAGTTTTGTGTCCATCTGTCTGTTCGTGCATCCGTCCCCCAGTGGTTTTCAGAGAAAATAACTTTACAAAAgatgaatgatttattttgaaactctgtataaatgttaagtacAATAAATAGCaattaaagttaaattttaaGCTAGATCAAGTtatgtcatatttttattttttgccaccccccttttttcaaccaatacatcatgtacatggcaGGGTATcactaaatgttttatttatgcCATATTTCTTTACATTCAATTAGTAATTATTATTCATATGTAACTCAggtttaaaagaaatatatatttatataacttgTATTGTGAAAAGAaaacttttaacatatttttgaaatttgaagaaTTCCAAGAGAATAAATGATCTCCCCTTTTTAAGaaattttcattcatttatttattgaaaaggAATTGATGAGATATAGAATAATACAAACTATCATATCaatgatttcatttaaaaaagtgaTTAATAAAATTGCAATCGAATcaagatataaaatatttttttgaaattttttgttcaGTCTGTAGTTAATTCAAGGTAAAGATATTTCAAACTCTTTGCAAATTTTTTCTGAACTTTATGTTTTATTGTAGCTTCTATTTCAAATAATAAGTAGAAGTTATTAtcattaatatttaatattgCTTCTCTGAATTTAGAGGTatagaatttcagaaaaaaaataaaatgcaaaagtttacaaattttgtaatatatattacctccctttgatattatcaaaattttatttttgcttatttagATAAGATACAGTTACTGAAATGATTTTCATAGTAAGATTCTGTCATTTGGTGATAAATATGACattattttaacaataatgtcttatatttcattgaaataaaaaaaaaaaatatggacacatgaacttagttttttttaatactttgatatttgattttctcACATATATAGAACCATGTATCTTCCTTCTTTTAATACTCACTTGCATAATGTATTTTGTTTCATCACTTTgcttatatttgtatatgaaactGTTATTTGGTGTATGATTggtgttttacttttttgttgaataaagttttaaaatggaCATTTTTCACTTTTTGGCTAATTGAAAATAGACGAAAATCGCCTCCGAAGCCAATTTAAAACATTCATATCTTTAAAAGTATTTAAGATATCACCAGGAAATTTTGCAGAGTTGTTCTGTGCACGCTTGCCTCTCAGATATTCAAATTTGAGCTGCaagttataataaataaaaatgtggtATGGTTATGAAGTATGACATCAAGCAGCTTTCAACAAATACGCATGGGCCTCActaacatagagcgcatacgtcgacaacaaagatcttttataataatgtttgtgaagacatttcacatgtcttatttgaatcttaagcttgtcgacgcctgcgctctatgtttcctggtcctttatttggttgaaatatggctgattttgtcaaatttcaccaaaatccctgaTCTTGACCTTTTTTGggtgtaaaaatcaacgtgttagaattaaactttgacaaaaactgttctgtttaactttctaacatgtctttaaggtaacttaaaacatttattgtcttgtaactatgaactttataattggggccaaatatggcccttaccgaacttactcctttagtTCGTCTTCCATGCGTGCACGTTTTACCTAGATAAACATCCTTGATTGGTCTACATTGAATGTTAACACTAATCTTATGACATTACATTGATGGTGAGTTTTAAGAACTATCGGTTTGATTGTTATTATTGTTGCCTATTAATATATTACCCTGCAGACAGTATTTCGTACtagtaaatttatataaaatcaatgtGTTATTTtcgtatacatttatttttatatacaactAGTATTGAATAATTGACTTAAAGAACAACTGTTGATATATATATCTGCGATTTCAATACATAAGGCATTACATATTGATTTGGTCTGTCAAAGGACTTAAATGAGACTGTTATGGTAAAGTTTGTAGCTGATAAAgcaaaattcatttctttttatatctttttcaacaGACATTTCGTTACATCCTTAACATTAATGTGTACTGTTTtacaaaatgattattttttttcttgaattaagcaaaaaaataaagcattgctttttaacaataaaataagttctattccatttaaggaggctcgcgggtacaaaatATTCAGCAaaacattaaacatttgttttttcaatacaaattttatttattacactattagttattaatTTATAGTATGGTACAAACATAACCAAGACAAATCGATTTGGTTTGGccacagatgactttaaaaatgtttatatcatttaaaatgctccaagttatctccctttggtgcaaaaatgtcattttttgacgttaaaattgaaatatcttttttgactcatcggtgacctatattttttattattgttttcaaacaagctgtacataaactaaacaattgtaaaatttaagcgatttctgtaattaagttctttttttatttcgatattaccaatatttctcctattagattaacagaaaaaaaggacattaacaaaaatgtatgcttctttcggaggcagattgtgggcttaaatgaacggtgaccccatatttttacttcatatttcTATAAGGTATAAGACAATgtttaatcatagaaaaaaaattgcgaaatcctatattaaaaaaaaagttgatttagacctgcgagcccccttaaatGACCTGAGCCGACTACCATTGCCCAAAACATTAACGAGTAAGCAGTACATAACGCTGTTATATCTAGGAATATAACAACTGTGACTAAAAGTGAAACACGTGGGGATCGTATCAACTTCAACCGTAGCCATAGTGTTTGCGTCGACAGGATAAGCATTTCCTATTATGCATTCTTCACATGCCATACTAATCCACAACGATTCGAAATGTCTATACAGAATTGGTTACATAGATACATTTAGGGATCAGAGAACTGTTATGTGATCAAAAGTCGAAGACCGATAAAACATGttaatttttaagattttaatatACCTTGAATATGAACTTTAAACTGTCTTTCTAAGGCAGTTGATCTTCCTGCATTAACACGACATCTATAAATTCCTGAGTCTGTAGATTGCGTATTTCTTATTAAAAATTTACTCGTGTATTGCTGAGCTGGCCATTTCCTTTATCCAACCGAATATTTTCTATCTCCACTTGCGTTGATTGTTATTTTTGCAGATGTTATGTTATCTATCCTCTCCCACTGACggacaataaaaaatattaacacaGAAGACACGATTTATTATTCgaataaaacatacaaaactgaaaatgaaaatttcatacataatatatatttaatgaacGCAGCAATTGAATTTCTGTCTTGCACATGatactttcaaaatttccataataaaaaatcat from Mytilus edulis chromosome 7, xbMytEdul2.2, whole genome shotgun sequence encodes the following:
- the LOC139530039 gene encoding uncharacterized protein translates to MSFTVMAKAGKDKLHDHAVEHLPGGEYAQPTQDMLNAARTVGEATNDRIESMFGMLDRQMKLAPSSNPVNVNSLISAKQDKPVQWLKTSKLSIQNVCEIAMTKASQKRKNEGTRIEQIKKRFLENKEERAQKIAKRRKIRQERKRRLDESLKEAKLHLCRKNKSVKNMNKTQLLKQVKLWRALAEVQHVNSNDVLKNFNKLSPTEQVLHLKTIIGANKQLVIQEWESSDEETLSNVKGAQKGLFQENDEWSSSDEETLDMACALVHL